The proteins below come from a single Crossiella sp. CA-258035 genomic window:
- a CDS encoding DUF3558 family protein codes for MTQSKIAVGGAVLAALVLGGCSGGSVAGTPTQATSAAATSSTAASDGPGASLAQVDTCTLMTNAEAATLGLPAGRPDSLGKQRECKYSVEDTPTPVSGAVTIDPISGIDQLKTPPGTDEAGIRKVVVDGRRVNYYPMKSGTLCTVNIEVNKRETVYVQVSLRFAGTEQPPCALAEKAVGFVLPRMPKK; via the coding sequence GTGACTCAGAGCAAGATTGCTGTTGGTGGCGCAGTGCTGGCCGCCCTCGTTCTCGGCGGCTGTTCCGGCGGCTCGGTGGCGGGCACACCAACCCAGGCCACCAGCGCTGCGGCCACTTCGAGCACTGCGGCCAGCGATGGCCCCGGCGCCTCCCTGGCACAGGTGGACACCTGCACCTTGATGACGAACGCCGAGGCCGCCACGCTCGGCCTGCCTGCCGGGCGGCCGGACAGTCTGGGCAAGCAGCGAGAATGCAAGTACAGCGTGGAGGACACGCCGACTCCGGTGAGTGGCGCGGTCACGATCGACCCGATCAGCGGCATCGATCAGCTGAAGACCCCGCCGGGCACCGACGAGGCTGGGATCCGCAAGGTCGTCGTGGATGGCAGGCGAGTCAACTACTACCCGATGAAGAGCGGCACGCTCTGCACGGTGAACATCGAGGTCAACAAGCGCGAGACGGTGTACGTGCAGGTGAGCCTGCGTTTCGCGGGTACGGAGCAGCCGCCGTGCGCGCTCGCGGAGAAGGCGGTCGGTTTTGTGCTGCCGAGAATGCCGAAGAAGTAG
- a CDS encoding GGDEF and EAL domain-containing protein, with product MTDGADRTHQACARFARSWVRAIAGTSYVSLGLAETEQLLLAHTERLVKALFADPFRATPAREIGFQLVQAHFTGIETLSRTVALLGDEFLAELRVEPEERLQARIAALQGALAAGYAQALRERTLDEQEAIRQAVLDARDAAEHARRASEARFRAVFTEAAIGIGILDTNGRILDANASLQHMLDYSLEELCQRKGHDVLYPQDRLDLREMCASVASGARDHVRLDSRLTRRDGQEIWTHITVSLIRDEQGAPRYVVAMIEDVTDRHLLQTRLRHQALHDPLTGLSNRALFLDELATAFARKEPQARVGLCYLDLDGFKVINDSLGHDIGDQLLVAVARRLDDCVSGPGRLVARMGGDEFVILLDGTAGTDEVIAVAEQVLDALVEPIKVAGHELSISASIGIVERPTSTACPADLMRDADITLYWAKADGKSRWALFDEERNAREVARFTLSATMPAALERGEFYVDYQPLVRLTDTAVVGVEALVRWQHPEFGRLGPDRFIELAEETGLIVSLGRWVLEQACRQARSWIDEFGAAAPFVSVNLAVRQLRDAGLVGDVARILAETGLPAGKLQLELTESAIMGNAAEPLDALCALSDMGVRIAIDDFGTGYSNLAYLRHLPVHELKIAGSFVEGLRAAAAGDEVDQQIVATLVSLAHALGLTVTAEGVETTTQAERLRAIGCDSGQGWLFAKPGPPASIDGLL from the coding sequence GTGACCGACGGCGCCGACCGAACCCACCAGGCCTGCGCGCGATTCGCCCGCAGCTGGGTCCGAGCCATCGCCGGGACCAGCTATGTCTCTCTCGGTCTCGCCGAGACCGAACAGTTGCTGCTCGCGCACACCGAGCGCCTGGTCAAGGCGCTGTTCGCGGACCCGTTCCGGGCCACCCCGGCGAGGGAGATCGGTTTCCAGCTGGTCCAGGCGCATTTCACCGGAATCGAGACGCTGAGCCGCACGGTCGCCCTGCTGGGTGATGAGTTCCTCGCCGAGCTGCGGGTGGAGCCGGAGGAGCGGTTGCAGGCCAGGATCGCCGCGCTGCAGGGCGCGCTGGCCGCCGGGTACGCCCAGGCGCTGCGCGAACGCACCCTGGACGAGCAGGAGGCGATCCGCCAGGCGGTGCTGGACGCCAGGGACGCCGCCGAGCACGCCCGCCGGGCCAGCGAGGCCCGCTTCCGCGCGGTGTTCACCGAGGCCGCGATCGGCATCGGCATCCTGGACACCAACGGCCGGATCCTGGACGCCAACGCCTCGTTGCAGCACATGCTCGACTACAGCCTGGAAGAGCTGTGCCAGCGCAAGGGGCACGACGTGCTCTACCCGCAGGACCGGCTGGACCTGCGCGAGATGTGCGCCTCGGTGGCCTCCGGCGCTCGCGACCACGTCCGGCTGGACTCCCGGCTGACCCGCAGGGACGGCCAGGAGATCTGGACGCACATCACCGTCTCGCTGATCAGGGACGAGCAGGGCGCGCCGAGGTACGTGGTGGCGATGATCGAGGACGTCACCGACCGCCACCTCTTGCAGACCCGCCTGCGCCACCAGGCCCTGCACGATCCGCTGACCGGCCTGTCCAACCGCGCGCTGTTCCTGGACGAGCTGGCCACCGCCTTCGCCCGCAAGGAGCCGCAGGCCAGGGTCGGGCTGTGCTACCTGGACCTGGACGGGTTCAAGGTGATCAACGACAGCCTCGGCCACGACATCGGCGACCAGCTGCTGGTCGCGGTGGCCAGGCGGCTGGACGACTGCGTGTCCGGGCCGGGCAGGCTGGTGGCTCGGATGGGCGGGGACGAGTTCGTCATCCTGCTGGACGGCACCGCGGGCACCGACGAGGTCATCGCGGTCGCCGAGCAGGTGCTGGACGCGCTGGTCGAGCCGATCAAGGTGGCCGGGCACGAGCTGTCCATCTCGGCCAGCATCGGCATCGTGGAGCGCCCGACCAGCACCGCCTGCCCCGCCGACCTGATGCGGGACGCCGACATCACGCTGTACTGGGCCAAGGCCGACGGCAAGAGCCGCTGGGCGCTCTTCGACGAGGAGCGCAACGCCCGCGAGGTGGCCCGCTTCACCCTGTCCGCGACCATGCCCGCGGCGCTGGAGCGCGGCGAGTTCTACGTGGACTACCAGCCGCTGGTCCGGCTCACCGACACCGCCGTGGTCGGGGTGGAGGCGCTGGTCCGCTGGCAGCACCCGGAGTTCGGCAGGCTCGGCCCCGACCGGTTCATCGAGCTGGCCGAGGAGACCGGCCTGATCGTCTCGCTGGGCCGCTGGGTGCTGGAACAGGCCTGCCGCCAGGCCCGCAGCTGGATCGACGAGTTCGGCGCGGCCGCCCCGTTCGTCAGCGTGAACCTGGCCGTCCGCCAGCTCCGCGACGCCGGCCTGGTCGGCGACGTGGCCCGCATCCTGGCCGAGACCGGCCTGCCGGCCGGAAAGCTCCAGCTGGAGCTCACCGAAAGCGCGATCATGGGCAACGCGGCCGAACCGCTGGACGCCCTGTGCGCCCTGTCCGACATGGGCGTCCGCATCGCCATCGACGACTTCGGCACCGGCTACTCCAACCTGGCCTACCTCCGCCACCTGCCCGTGCACGAGCTCAAGATCGCGGGCTCCTTCGTCGAGGGCCTGCGCGCCGCCGCCGCGGGCGACGAAGTCGACCAGCAGATCGTGGCCACCCTGGTCTCCCTGGCCCACGCCCTCGGCCTCACCGTCACCGCCGAAGGCGTCGAAACCACCACCCAGGCCGAACGCCTGCGCGCCATCGGCTGCGACTCCGGCCAGGGCTGGCTCTTCGCCAAGCCCGGCCCACCGGCCAGCATCGACGGCCTGCTCTAG
- a CDS encoding SAM-dependent methyltransferase: MRQEHGWVPPEIDLSKPSAARVYDYYLGGSHNFAVDRELARVAIEDWPELPMIMQANRAFLRRAVKFCVQAGIRQFLDIGSGIPTVGNVHEVAQELEPECRVVYVDIDPVAVAHSRIMLAGNDFSEIVQADLRQPERVLDATEVRGLLDLSQPVAVLMVAVLHFVPDEADPAGLVRRYLDAVAPGSFLVLSHACLEGAGEQAEFHQKLYRRAGSALTMRTVEQVAGLFGDCALVEPGLVRLPLWRPEPAALPAGDPAVFAGFAAVGQKV, from the coding sequence GTGCGCCAGGAGCACGGCTGGGTGCCGCCGGAGATCGACCTCAGCAAACCGAGTGCGGCCCGGGTCTACGACTACTACCTGGGCGGCTCGCACAACTTCGCGGTGGACCGGGAGCTGGCCAGGGTGGCCATCGAGGACTGGCCGGAGCTACCGATGATCATGCAGGCGAACCGGGCGTTCCTGCGCCGCGCGGTGAAGTTCTGCGTACAAGCCGGGATACGCCAGTTCCTGGACATCGGCTCCGGAATACCGACGGTCGGCAATGTGCACGAGGTGGCCCAGGAACTGGAGCCCGAGTGCCGGGTGGTCTATGTCGATATTGACCCGGTTGCCGTAGCGCACAGCCGAATCATGCTCGCGGGTAACGATTTCTCCGAGATCGTGCAGGCCGACTTGCGGCAACCCGAACGGGTGCTGGACGCCACCGAGGTTCGCGGACTGCTGGATTTGTCCCAGCCGGTGGCGGTGCTGATGGTCGCGGTGCTGCACTTCGTGCCGGACGAGGCGGACCCGGCCGGGCTGGTCCGCCGCTACCTGGACGCGGTCGCGCCGGGCAGCTTCCTGGTCCTCTCGCACGCCTGCCTCGAGGGCGCGGGCGAGCAGGCCGAGTTCCACCAGAAGCTCTACCGGCGGGCGGGCAGCGCGCTGACCATGCGCACGGTTGAGCAGGTCGCGGGCCTGTTCGGGGACTGCGCGCTGGTGGAGCCGGGCCTGGTGCGGCTGCCACTGTGGCGGCCGGAGCCTGCCGCGCTGCCGGCGGGGGACCCGGCAGTTTTCGCCGGGTTCGCCGCGGTCGGCCAGAAGGTCTAG
- a CDS encoding SAM-dependent methyltransferase produces the protein MERPNWAPGELDLTVPSTARVYDFYLGGSHNFAVDRAQARQAIEQWPLLPAALRANRAFLRRAVRFCVDQGIRQFLDIGSGIPTVGNVHEIAQAADPECRIVYVDVDPIAVAHSRAMLAGNERTAVIQADLRKPGDVLESPELTGLLDLSQPTAVLFVAVLHFVPDADDPAGLVRRYLDAVPPGSYLVLSHGSSEGAPRQAAEHEDLYQRTGTQIWMRSHERVLTYFGDCELLPPGLVQMTQWRPEPEDEFFGPPEQLSGFTGVGYKA, from the coding sequence GTGGAACGCCCGAACTGGGCGCCGGGCGAGCTGGACCTGACCGTGCCGAGCACGGCCCGGGTCTACGACTTCTACCTCGGCGGCTCACACAACTTCGCGGTGGACCGGGCCCAGGCGCGGCAGGCGATCGAGCAGTGGCCACTGCTGCCGGCCGCACTGCGCGCGAACCGGGCCTTCCTGCGCCGCGCCGTCCGATTCTGCGTCGACCAAGGCATCCGCCAGTTCCTGGACATCGGCTCCGGCATCCCCACCGTGGGCAACGTGCACGAGATCGCCCAGGCCGCGGACCCGGAGTGCCGGATCGTCTACGTGGACGTGGACCCGATCGCGGTGGCGCACAGCAGGGCCATGCTGGCCGGCAACGAGCGCACCGCGGTGATCCAGGCCGACCTGCGCAAACCCGGGGACGTGCTGGAGAGTCCCGAGCTGACCGGCCTGCTCGACCTGAGCCAGCCGACCGCGGTGCTCTTCGTCGCGGTGCTGCACTTCGTGCCCGACGCCGACGACCCGGCCGGGCTGGTCCGCCGTTACCTGGACGCGGTGCCCCCGGGCAGCTACCTGGTGCTCTCGCACGGCAGCAGCGAGGGCGCGCCGCGGCAGGCCGCCGAGCACGAGGACCTCTACCAGCGCACCGGCACCCAGATCTGGATGCGCTCGCACGAGCGGGTGCTCACCTACTTCGGCGACTGCGAGCTGCTGCCGCCGGGCTTGGTGCAGATGACCCAGTGGCGGCCCGAGCCGGAGGACGAGTTCTTCGGCCCGCCCGAGCAGCTCAGCGGCTTCACCGGCGTCGGCTACAAGGCCTGA